One Xiphophorus maculatus strain JP 163 A chromosome 9, X_maculatus-5.0-male, whole genome shotgun sequence DNA segment encodes these proteins:
- the bloc1s2 gene encoding biogenesis of lysosome-related organelles complex 1 subunit 2, whose amino-acid sequence MAATGDEAAAMDSISREPAAVSAGLIAAASGTAAAERPDDPPETPSSAPKKPGANSDGGVETAEEAVEPAEPDINELCSDMFEKMAIFLQGELTATCEDYLLLENMNKLTSLKYMEMKDISINISRNLQDLNNKYASLQPYLDQINKIEEQVSSLEQAAYKLDAYSKKLEARFKKLEKR is encoded by the exons atggctgcaacTGGAGATGAAGCCGCAGCTATGGACAGTATTTCCAGGGAACCAGCAGCCGTCTCAGCGGGGTTAATCGCAGCTGCTAGCGGCACGGCTGCGGCTGAACGCCCAGACGATCCACCGGAAACCCCGTCGAGTGCGCCAAAGAAACCTGGAGCAAACA GCGATGGAGGTGTGGAGACCGCGGAGGAGGCTGTGGAGCCCGCAGAGCCAGATATCAACGAGCTGTGCTCTGACATGTTTGAGAAGATGGCCATTTTCCTGCAAGGGGAGCTAACAG CAACGTGTGAAGATTACCTGCTGTTGGAGAACATGAACAAGCTCACAAGCCTGAAATACATGGAAATGAAGGACATTAGTATCAACATAAGCCGGAATCTGCAGGATCTCAACAACAAGT ATGCGAGCCTACAGCCTTACCTGGATCAAATCAATAAGATCGAGGAGCAAGTGTCATCCCTCGAACAGGCTGCATACAAATTGGATGCATACTCCAAGAAGCTGG AAGCCAGATTCAAGAAACTGGAGAAGCGATGA